The Ischnura elegans chromosome 1, ioIscEleg1.1, whole genome shotgun sequence genome contains a region encoding:
- the LOC124167493 gene encoding uncharacterized protein LOC124167493, translating to MVAMDSISRVEDTSIQLCRLCLRNTTGCISMFSDLIDAEDVELPKIVKNCVGVEVRRGDGFTCMVCGPCHKMVLRFYDFKSTCLESQWRLKNMPRWAADGPRDPLEGTEEVDASGELMEKEEEFPVEESSAPSSEKSDVSNKTGEKIWPVAVWTVSEGCWRANTCSSDETVISDLMDDSDNSVVPEKETIDNDEDGLCRISLSSDDRPLSPCRSTCSPADPVYVDHNYSTQPTEPVQLCSVVMEDDDEEETEPNTANNVEHLKIRPQLDKDSPVDPQVSIWMGNKAVGVIKEFGDGSHSTFKELAQEIYSTTPRSMSILKPMVNSKVISVSREDMTQPKQMTPTERMLLPKLNVISKDLIKGRVLAAKLSGGKIIVNNGPDGLQKIIIKGGHSVQNKGKHIPLVKGLRLTSELMIPKDSKCSILKIKKINR from the exons ATGGTGGCTATGGATTCAATATCTCGTGTTGAGGATACTTCTATCCAACTATGTAGACTTTGTTTGAGGAATACCACCGGCTGTATTTCTATGTTTTCGGACTTAATCGACGCTGAAGATGTGGAACTTCCCAAAATCGTGAAAAACTGCGTTGGGGTGGAG GTCCGTCGAGGTGATGGGTTCACGTGTATGGTCTGTGGGCCCTGCCACAAGATGGTGCTCAGATTTTATGACTTCAAGTCTACTTGTTTGGAGTCACAGTGGAGGCTGAAGAACATGCCACGGTGGGCAGCAGATGGCCCAAGGGACCCACTGGAGGGGACAGAGGAGGTGGATGCTAGTGGAGAGTTGATGGAGAAGGAAGAG GAATTTCCTGTGGAGGAATCATCTGCTCCAAGTTCAGAAAAAAGTGATGTAAGCAACAAAACAGGTGAAAAAATCTGGCCAGTGGCAGTCTGGACTGTGTCTGAGGGCTGTTGGCGAGCCAACACGTGCTCCTCAGATGAGACTGTCATCAGTGATCTAATGGACGATAGTGATAATTCAGTGGTGCCTGAAAAAGAAACCATCGATAATGATGAAGATGGGCTATGTAGAATTTCTCTGTCTTCGGACGATAGACCATTATCACCCTGTCGATCTACCTGCAGTCCTGCTGATCCAGTTTAT GTGGATCACAATTACTCTACTCAACCCACCGAGCCTGTACAGTTGTGTAGTGTAGTCATGGAGGATGATGATGAAGAGGAAACAGAGCCAAATACAGCAAATAATGTTGAGCATTTAAAAATTAGACCGCAGCTGGACAAGGACAGTCCAGTTGACCCCCAGGTGTCCATTTGGATGGGCAACAAGGCGGTGGGGGTCATCAAAGAATTTGGGGATGGTTCACATTCCACATTCAAGGAGTTGG CACAAGAAATTTACTCTACCACCCCGAGGTCAATGTCTATTCTCAAGCCTATGGTCAACAGTAAAGTCATTTCTGTGTCAAGGGAAGATATGACTCAACCAAAACAAATGACACCAACTGAAAGGATGCTGTTGCCCAAGCTAAACGTCATCTCAAAGGATTTGATAAAGGGCCGTGTTCTTGCTG CCAAGCTAAGCGGtggaaaaattattgtaaataatggACCTGATGGCTTGCAGAAGATAATAATCAAAGGTGGACATTCAGTTCAAAACAAGG